One segment of Pristis pectinata isolate sPriPec2 chromosome 3, sPriPec2.1.pri, whole genome shotgun sequence DNA contains the following:
- the rtca gene encoding RNA 3'-terminal phosphate cyclase, protein MAGHVLEIDGGIMEGGGQILRVCTALSCLLGAKIKVHNIRAGRSTPGLRPQHLSGLEMIRDLCDGCLEEAKVGSTEIYFSPGKIKGGNHVADTKTAGSVCLLMQVSIPCVLFAASPSELILRGGTNAEMAPQIDYTLQVFKPIIEKFGFQFNCDLKMRGYYPKGGGEVRIKMSPIKQLAPINMTERGTITKIHGRAFVAGVLPFKLANEMVSAAIRCIRKEMRDTYVNIQPIQEPKDKAFGNGNGIVIFAETSTGCILAGSALGKRGVSADRVGIEAAEMLLMNLRHGGCVDQYLQDQIIIFMALANGVSRVRTGPLTLHTQTAMHFAEILTKAKFTVNKINDQESGSERCIIECEGIGMTNPTSDI, encoded by the exons ATGGCTGGACACGTCCTTGAAATTGACGGTGGTATAATGGAAGGG GGAGGACAGATTTTACGTGTTTGTACAGCACTGAGTTGCCTTCTAGGAGCCAAGATAAAAGTCCACAATATCCGAGCAGGGAGAAGCACACCTGGCCTGCG GCCTCAGCATCTGTCAGGACTCGAGATGATCCGTGATTTATGTGATGGTTGCCTTGAAGAAGCCAAAGTTGGTTCCACAGAAATCTACTTTTCTCCGGGTAAAATCAAAGGAGGTAACCACGTTGCAGATACAAAAACAGCTGG GAGCGTCTGTCTATTAATGCAGGTCTCCATTCCGTGTGTACTCTTTGCTGCTTCTCCATCAGAACTGATTTTACGAGGAGGCACGAATGCTGAGATGGCTCCACAGATTGATTATACCTTGCAA GTATTTAAACCAATCATTGAAAAGTTTGGATTTCAGTTCAACTGTGATTTAAAAATGAG AGGTTACTATCCAAAGggtggaggtgaggtgagaataaaAATGTCTCCAATAAAACAACTTGCTCCAATAAACATGACAGAACGAGGAACCATTACAAAGATCCATGGGAGAGCCTTTGTAGCTGGAGTTCTACCATTTAAA CTTGCAAATGAGATGGTATCTGCAGCCATTCGGTGCATCAGGAAAGAAATGCGTGACACTTATGTAAATATCCAACCTATTCAGGAGCCCAAGGATAAGGCTTTTGGGAACGGAAATGGAATTGT TATCTTTGCTGAAACTTCTACGGGATGTATACTTGCAGGATCTGCCCTTGGTAAAAGAG GAGTTTCTGCAGACAGAGTTGGAATTGAAGCTGCTGAAATGTTGTTGATGAATCTTCGACATGGTGGATGTGTGGACCAGTACTTGCAGGACCAG ATCATTATTTTCATGGCTCTTGCTAATGGTGTCTCCAGAGTAAGAACTGGCCCATTGACCCTTCACACTCAGACTGCTATGCACTTTGCAGAAATACTAACTAAG GCTAAGTTTACtgtgaataaaataaatgatcaAGAATCTGGATCAGAAAGATGTATCATAGAATGTGAAGGGATAGGAATGACAAATCCCACTTCTGATATCTAA